The following proteins are encoded in a genomic region of Hymenobacter siberiensis:
- a CDS encoding IS5 family transposase translates to MEVLSKDMIRQWILPALTFSAHGRPSVVEPAELVEAILYKLKSGCQWRLLPVKQFFTGASLTWQGVYARFNAWRKDGSWQGVWLRLLRENGAHLDCSSVQLDGSHTPAKNGGEAVGYQGRKKARTTTALFLADNRGQPLACASPQAGNHHDTHQLNALFGEICASLEAANIPVAGLFLNADKAFDTQGFRQECARRDIEANIPRNRRAADWQTDDDTFFDPELYRRRVVVEHANAWLDGFKTLLVRYETSVGNWLAWHWLAFVVIFLRKINQKPTF, encoded by the coding sequence ATGGAAGTCCTGTCCAAAGATATGATTCGCCAATGGATTCTGCCCGCGCTCACCTTCTCCGCCCATGGCCGCCCCTCGGTCGTGGAGCCGGCCGAGTTGGTGGAAGCCATTCTCTACAAACTCAAAAGCGGCTGTCAATGGCGATTATTGCCTGTTAAACAGTTTTTTACGGGCGCATCGCTGACCTGGCAGGGCGTGTACGCCCGCTTTAATGCGTGGCGCAAGGACGGGTCCTGGCAAGGGGTATGGCTCCGCTTGTTGCGCGAAAACGGGGCCCATCTGGACTGTTCCAGCGTCCAACTCGACGGCAGCCACACGCCCGCCAAGAACGGCGGGGAGGCCGTCGGCTATCAGGGCCGCAAGAAAGCCCGTACCACCACAGCCCTCTTCTTGGCCGATAACCGGGGACAGCCGCTGGCCTGCGCCAGCCCGCAGGCGGGCAACCACCACGACACCCACCAGCTCAACGCCTTGTTCGGGGAAATCTGCGCCTCGCTCGAAGCGGCCAATATTCCCGTCGCCGGGCTGTTTCTGAACGCCGACAAAGCCTTTGACACCCAAGGCTTTCGTCAGGAATGCGCCCGGCGCGACATCGAGGCCAACATTCCCCGCAACCGCCGCGCCGCCGACTGGCAGACCGACGACGACACCTTTTTCGACCCCGAACTCTACCGCCGCCGCGTCGTGGTCGAACACGCCAACGCCTGGCTCGACGGCTTTAAAACGTTGCTCGTGCGCTACGAAACCAGCGTCGGCAATTGGCTGGCCTGGCACTGGCTCGCCTTTGTCGTCATCTTTTTGCGAAAAATCAACCAAAAGCCGACTTTCTAA
- the katG gene encoding catalase/peroxidase HPI, which translates to MSANLHNLPPENSILYDLNVPAAQCPFSSGAVKQTAGGGRTNREWWPNMLKLSILRQHSPLVDPMDKDFNYAEEFNKLDLNTVKQDLSELMTNSQDWWPADYGHYGPFFIRMAWHSAGTYRIGDGRGGSSAGAQRFAPLNSWPDNANLDKARLLLWPIKQKYGKRISWADLMILASNCALESMNFKPFGFGGGRVDTWEPQEDVYWGPETEWLGDKRYVDDRQLENPLGAVQMGLIYVNPEGPNGEPDPIRSARDIRETFGRMAMNDEETVALIAGGHTFGKTHGAADPGQYVGKEPAGANLEEMGQGWRSSFGKGHSEHTITSGLEGAWTSTPAKWSNDYFNFLFGYEWELTKSPAGAHQWRPVNGGGAGTIPDAHDPTVTHAPFMLTTDIALRADPLYEVISRRFQQNPDEFADAFARAWFKLTHRDMGPKERYLGPEVPTEELLWQDPTPAITYQVIDDQDVAALKGKIADSGLTVQQLVSTGWASASTYRGSDKRGGTDGGRLRLAPQRYWEVNNPAQLSTVLNKLGGIQQDFNSAQTGGKQVSMADLIVLAGVVGIEQAAKAAGHEVTVPFTPGRADASQEQTDVVSFAALEPAADGFRNYLKTHHRAAAEELLIDKAQLLTLTAPELTVLFGGLRAININFDGSNHGVFTSHAGALTNDYFLNLLDLNTTWAGTSDAQNAFQGRDRKTNQVKWTGTRVDLIFGSNSELRALAEVYACADSKEKFVKDFVAVWAKVMNLGRFDLAKA; encoded by the coding sequence ATGAGCGCCAACCTGCATAACCTCCCCCCGGAAAACTCGATTCTCTACGACCTGAACGTGCCCGCTGCCCAATGCCCCTTCAGCAGCGGCGCGGTGAAGCAGACGGCCGGTGGCGGCCGCACCAACCGCGAGTGGTGGCCCAACATGCTCAAGTTGAGCATCCTGCGCCAGCACTCGCCCCTTGTCGACCCCATGGACAAGGACTTTAACTATGCCGAGGAATTCAACAAGCTCGACCTGAACACCGTGAAGCAGGACCTGTCCGAGCTGATGACCAACTCGCAGGACTGGTGGCCAGCCGACTACGGCCACTACGGCCCCTTCTTTATTCGGATGGCCTGGCACAGCGCCGGCACCTACCGCATCGGCGATGGCCGGGGTGGCAGCAGCGCGGGCGCCCAGCGCTTCGCCCCCCTCAACAGCTGGCCCGACAACGCCAACCTGGACAAGGCCCGCTTGCTGCTGTGGCCGATTAAGCAGAAATACGGTAAGAGGATATCCTGGGCCGACCTCATGATTCTGGCCAGCAACTGCGCCCTGGAATCGATGAATTTCAAGCCTTTTGGCTTTGGCGGCGGCCGGGTCGATACCTGGGAGCCCCAGGAAGACGTGTACTGGGGCCCCGAAACCGAGTGGCTCGGCGACAAGCGCTATGTGGATGACCGGCAGCTGGAAAACCCGCTCGGCGCGGTCCAGATGGGCCTTATCTACGTGAACCCCGAAGGCCCCAACGGCGAACCTGACCCGATTCGCTCGGCACGCGACATCCGCGAAACCTTCGGCCGCATGGCCATGAACGACGAAGAAACCGTAGCCTTGATTGCCGGCGGCCACACCTTCGGAAAAACCCACGGTGCCGCCGACCCCGGCCAGTACGTGGGCAAGGAGCCCGCCGGAGCCAACCTCGAAGAGATGGGCCAGGGCTGGCGCAGCAGCTTCGGCAAGGGCCACTCCGAGCACACTATCACCAGCGGCCTCGAAGGTGCCTGGACGAGCACGCCCGCCAAGTGGAGCAACGACTACTTCAACTTCCTGTTCGGCTACGAGTGGGAGCTGACCAAGAGCCCCGCTGGTGCCCACCAGTGGCGCCCCGTGAATGGCGGTGGTGCCGGTACCATCCCCGATGCCCACGACCCGACCGTAACCCACGCCCCCTTCATGCTCACGACGGACATCGCCCTGCGCGCCGACCCGCTGTATGAGGTGATTTCGCGCCGCTTCCAGCAAAACCCGGACGAGTTTGCCGATGCTTTCGCCCGCGCCTGGTTCAAGCTGACGCACCGCGACATGGGCCCCAAGGAGCGCTATCTCGGCCCCGAGGTGCCCACCGAAGAGCTGCTCTGGCAGGACCCCACCCCCGCCATTACCTACCAGGTAATTGACGACCAGGACGTGGCCGCCCTGAAAGGCAAGATTGCCGATTCCGGCCTCACGGTGCAGCAGCTGGTGTCCACCGGCTGGGCTTCGGCCTCCACCTACCGCGGCTCCGACAAGCGCGGCGGCACCGATGGCGGCCGTCTGCGCCTGGCCCCGCAACGCTACTGGGAAGTGAACAACCCGGCGCAACTCTCCACCGTGCTGAACAAGCTCGGCGGCATTCAGCAGGATTTCAACAGCGCACAAACCGGCGGCAAGCAGGTTTCAATGGCTGACCTCATCGTGCTGGCAGGCGTAGTTGGCATCGAGCAGGCTGCCAAAGCTGCCGGCCACGAGGTGACTGTCCCCTTCACCCCCGGCCGAGCCGATGCCTCGCAGGAACAAACCGACGTGGTATCGTTCGCCGCCCTGGAGCCGGCCGCCGATGGCTTCCGCAACTACCTGAAAACGCACCACCGCGCCGCCGCCGAGGAGCTGCTGATTGACAAGGCCCAGCTGCTCACCCTGACTGCTCCCGAGCTGACGGTGCTGTTTGGTGGCCTGCGCGCCATCAACATCAACTTCGATGGCTCGAACCACGGCGTGTTCACCAGCCACGCCGGCGCGCTCACCAACGACTACTTCCTGAACCTGCTCGACCTGAACACCACTTGGGCCGGCACGTCGGATGCGCAAAACGCCTTCCAGGGCCGCGACCGCAAAACCAACCAGGTGAAGTGGACCGGTACCCGCGTCGACCTGATTTTCGGCTCGAACTCCGAGTTGCGCGCCTTGGCCGAGGTGTACGCCTGCGCCGATTCAAAAGAGAAGTTCGTGAAGGACTTCGTAGCCGTGTGGGCCAAGGTGATGAACCTCGGCCGCTTCGACTTGGCTAAAGCTTAA
- a CDS encoding type II toxin-antitoxin system PemK/MazF family toxin: MTKGDVVLITFPFTDLSGSKLRPAVILASTSLDLTVCFITTQLGWQEATDVLLTPSKSSGIRKPSLIRTSKIATLDKALAKGLLGRLSTTETSDLNSRLKLLLQLP; this comes from the coding sequence ATGACTAAAGGCGACGTTGTACTCATCACCTTTCCGTTTACTGATTTGAGCGGCAGCAAGCTGCGGCCGGCCGTGATACTGGCCAGCACAAGTCTGGACCTCACCGTTTGCTTTATCACTACGCAGCTTGGCTGGCAGGAAGCTACCGACGTGTTGCTGACGCCCAGCAAAAGCAGCGGCATTCGGAAACCTTCGCTCATCCGAACCAGCAAAATTGCAACCTTGGATAAAGCACTCGCGAAAGGGCTGCTAGGACGGCTTTCAACCACTGAAACAAGTGATTTGAATAGCCGACTTAAGTTGCTATTGCAACTGCCATAA
- a CDS encoding TolC family protein, with amino-acid sequence MLKKRIYQCLGAASLALAVGACKTPELVVKNESRNVPASYSTATATSAASLDSANTASVQWKQFFTDPNLQALIGTALQNNQELNITLQEIEIAKNEIRARQGEYLPFVRLGARADVEKVGKYTLQGATEEKIDIKEGRRTPDPLTNFQLGAFATWEVDIWHKLRNARKAAAIRYLATVEGKNFMVTNLIAEIANSYYELLAYDNQLAIVQQNIGIQSNALELVKFQKESARTTELAVKRFEAQVQHTKALQFKLQQSIVETENRLNYLAGRYPQPVARDAQSFNDRLPATIQAGSPAQLLANRPDIRQAEQQLTAAKIDVLVARANFYPSLGITGGVGLAAFTPGLLVSSPQSLLYALGADLAGPLFNRNGIKAFYYNANALQTQAVYRYEKTVLNAYVEVSNQVSGISNLAQSYDAKAKEVAALNQSVEISNSLFRYARADYTEVLFTQREALESKFDLIETRMQQLNASVNVYRALGGGWK; translated from the coding sequence ATGCTTAAAAAACGAATTTATCAATGCCTCGGCGCGGCCAGCCTGGCCCTCGCCGTGGGGGCATGCAAAACGCCCGAGCTAGTGGTGAAGAACGAAAGCCGCAACGTGCCGGCCAGCTATTCGACTGCCACCGCCACCTCGGCCGCTTCCCTCGACAGCGCCAACACGGCCAGCGTGCAGTGGAAGCAGTTTTTCACCGACCCCAACCTGCAGGCGCTGATTGGCACCGCCCTGCAAAACAACCAGGAGCTGAACATCACGCTCCAGGAAATCGAGATTGCCAAAAACGAAATCCGCGCCCGCCAGGGCGAGTACCTGCCCTTCGTGCGACTCGGGGCCCGGGCCGATGTGGAGAAAGTGGGCAAATACACGCTGCAAGGCGCGACTGAGGAGAAAATCGACATCAAGGAAGGCCGCCGCACGCCCGACCCGCTCACCAACTTCCAGTTGGGCGCGTTTGCCACCTGGGAGGTCGATATCTGGCACAAGCTGCGCAACGCCAGGAAGGCCGCCGCCATCCGCTACCTGGCCACTGTGGAGGGCAAAAACTTCATGGTGACCAACCTGATTGCCGAAATCGCTAACTCGTACTACGAGCTGCTGGCCTACGACAATCAGCTGGCCATCGTGCAGCAAAATATTGGCATCCAGAGCAATGCGCTGGAGCTGGTGAAGTTCCAGAAAGAATCGGCCCGCACCACCGAGCTAGCCGTGAAACGCTTCGAGGCCCAGGTGCAGCACACCAAAGCCCTGCAGTTCAAGCTTCAGCAAAGCATCGTCGAAACTGAGAACCGGCTGAACTACCTGGCCGGCCGCTACCCGCAACCGGTGGCGCGTGACGCGCAGTCGTTCAACGACCGGCTGCCGGCGACCATCCAGGCCGGCTCGCCCGCGCAGCTGCTGGCCAACCGCCCCGATATCCGGCAGGCCGAGCAGCAGCTCACGGCCGCTAAAATCGATGTGCTGGTGGCTCGGGCCAACTTCTACCCCTCGCTGGGCATCACGGGCGGCGTCGGCCTGGCGGCCTTCACGCCTGGCCTGCTGGTATCCTCGCCCCAGTCGTTGCTCTACGCGCTGGGTGCCGACCTGGCCGGCCCGCTGTTTAATCGTAACGGCATTAAGGCGTTCTACTACAACGCCAACGCCCTGCAAACGCAGGCCGTGTACCGCTACGAAAAGACCGTGCTAAACGCCTACGTCGAAGTATCGAACCAGGTATCTGGCATCAGCAACCTGGCCCAGAGCTACGACGCGAAAGCCAAGGAAGTAGCAGCCCTCAACCAGTCGGTGGAAATTTCCAACAGCCTCTTCCGCTACGCCCGCGCCGACTACACAGAAGTTCTCTTCACCCAGCGCGAAGCCCTGGAATCGAAGTTCGACCTCATCGAAACCCGCATGCAGCAGCTCAACGCCTCGGTGAACGTGTACCGCGCCCTGGGCGGCGGCTGGAAGTAA
- a CDS encoding DKNYY domain-containing protein, translating to MYFEIISVFKRWAYVALALSLMTGCSTGYKVERDGVYYEYWNEGSGQNKKKIANADARTFEELEFDCDCSFKFGRDKNHLYIDGKTMRNIDPATFNFVGNCIFRDNKSAYFFGFYNDINDCAIKDVNPNKIKLISYPWSKAGDTLIHGGDNLILDDINSFKPIDKDWGLTKQHVIYKSKILAGADPKTFKVINSYSGKDKLHDYEFGKIKD from the coding sequence ATGTATTTTGAAATTATATCTGTCTTCAAAAGATGGGCCTATGTTGCTTTGGCATTGTCTCTAATGACAGGTTGTAGCACTGGGTATAAAGTAGAGCGTGACGGTGTGTACTACGAATATTGGAACGAAGGGAGTGGGCAGAACAAAAAGAAAATCGCAAATGCTGACGCCCGAACATTCGAGGAGTTGGAATTTGATTGTGACTGTAGCTTCAAATTCGGCAGGGACAAGAACCACTTATATATTGATGGAAAAACAATGAGGAACATAGACCCAGCAACATTCAATTTTGTTGGAAACTGCATATTTCGTGATAATAAATCAGCGTATTTCTTTGGTTTCTATAACGATATAAATGATTGTGCTATTAAAGACGTTAATCCGAATAAAATAAAATTGATTTCATATCCATGGTCCAAAGCTGGTGACACGCTTATTCACGGTGGTGATAATCTGATTCTTGATGATATTAATTCGTTTAAACCGATTGATAAAGACTGGGGCCTTACCAAACAACACGTCATTTATAAAAGTAAAATATTAGCAGGTGCAGACCCAAAGACTTTCAAAGTTATTAATAGCTATTCAGGAAAGGATAAGTTGCATGATTATGAGTTTGGTAAAATTAAGGATTGA
- a CDS encoding efflux RND transporter periplasmic adaptor subunit, translating to MKRVIMLLSCGVLFYTTSCKEEKKEVEEQIKLVATSPLQKDTTITKEYVAQVHSYQRIELRALEKGYLEKIFVDEGQHVSQGQTMFQIKPTIYQAELKKSQAEAHYVQMEYQNTKKLADKNIVSSSELALAQAKYDKANADVSLAQTHLQFTTVKAPFSGIMDHFQGRLGSLVDEGDLLTTLSDNSKMWVYYNVPEAEYLAYKEHAKASDKAAHVKLRMANNEVFDQTGIVQTIEADFNNETGNIAFRATFPNPDGLLRNGETGSVLMTVPLKGALIIPQKATFEVLEKKYVFVVDKNNVVHQREVGIASEMPDLYVIKSGITATDRILLEGLRKVKDGDKIRYDFKAPQTVISHLKVYSE from the coding sequence ATGAAAAGAGTAATCATGCTGCTGAGCTGCGGCGTTTTGTTCTACACCACCAGCTGCAAGGAAGAGAAGAAGGAAGTAGAAGAGCAGATTAAACTGGTCGCTACCAGCCCCTTGCAGAAGGACACCACCATTACCAAGGAGTACGTGGCCCAGGTGCATTCCTACCAGCGCATCGAGCTGCGGGCCCTGGAGAAAGGCTACCTGGAGAAGATTTTTGTGGACGAAGGCCAGCACGTTTCGCAGGGCCAAACCATGTTTCAGATTAAGCCCACGATATACCAGGCCGAGCTGAAAAAGTCGCAGGCCGAGGCGCACTACGTGCAAATGGAATACCAGAACACCAAGAAGCTGGCCGACAAGAACATCGTATCCAGCAGCGAGCTGGCCCTGGCACAGGCCAAGTACGACAAGGCCAACGCCGACGTATCGCTGGCCCAGACGCACCTGCAATTCACGACCGTGAAAGCGCCGTTCAGCGGTATCATGGACCACTTCCAAGGCCGCCTGGGCAGCCTCGTGGATGAGGGTGATTTGCTGACCACGCTCTCCGACAACAGCAAAATGTGGGTGTACTATAACGTGCCCGAAGCCGAATACCTGGCTTACAAGGAGCACGCCAAAGCCAGCGACAAGGCGGCGCATGTGAAGCTGCGGATGGCCAACAACGAGGTATTTGACCAAACCGGCATCGTGCAAACCATCGAGGCTGATTTCAATAACGAAACCGGCAACATCGCCTTCCGCGCCACCTTCCCCAACCCCGATGGCCTGCTGCGCAACGGCGAAACCGGCAGCGTGCTCATGACCGTGCCGCTGAAAGGGGCGCTGATTATCCCGCAGAAAGCCACCTTCGAGGTTCTGGAGAAAAAGTACGTTTTCGTGGTTGATAAAAACAATGTGGTGCACCAACGCGAAGTGGGCATCGCCTCCGAAATGCCCGACCTGTACGTCATCAAATCCGGCATCACCGCCACCGACCGCATTCTGCTGGAAGGCCTGCGGAAGGTGAAAGACGGCGATAAAATACGCTACGACTTCAAAGCCCCGCAGACGGTCATCTCGCATTTGAAGGTGTACAGCGAGTAA
- a CDS encoding efflux RND transporter permease subunit: protein MFSKFIRRPVFAIVISIVILLMGGLAIMKLPTSQFPEISPPLVMVSAAYPGASAKVLTESVLIPLEQAVNGVPGMKYMTSDAVSAGEANIQIVFNLGTDPDQAVVNVNTRIAQVLNRLPILVQREGVIVNRVVPNMLMYVNLYSKDKNTDMKYLFNYAGVNMIPELQRLGGIGRASILGSRQYAMRIWLKPDRMRAYNISVDDVMKALDEQSVIGSPGRIGRSDGGQAQSLEYVLSYKGRFNEIDEYKNVILKANPNGESLHLKDVANVELGSEFYDIYSNLNQYPSAAIVLKQTYGSNASDVIKEVKGKLEELKKTFPPGMDYKITYDVSNFLDASIENVIHTLRDAFILVALVVFLFLGDWRSTLIPALAVPVSLVGSFMAMQAFGLTINMITLFALVLSIGIVVDNAIVVIEAVHAKMEKDHLSPYNAVKQVVGEISGAIIGITIMMTAVFIPVSFMSGPVGIFYRQFSITMATAIVISGIVALTLTPVLCAMILKNHHGQPKKQTPLQRFFDWFNRGFEKLTNAYTGLLSRIVANRLITFGMLIAFGLGIWAIAAKLPAGFIPSEDQGLIYAIVQTPPGTTLEQTNAVSRRLADLAKDIPGVANISSLAGYEVLTEGRGSNAGTLLLDLKPWSERKESIAEIVENLEKKAKQIPGATIEFFEPPAVPGYGAAGGFQLQLLDKTNSGDYKALEKVNNEFMVQLKKRKELAGLFTFFSAEYPQYELKIDNELAMQKGVSIGNAMNTLSIMVGSTYELGFIKYQRFFKVYVQASPEYRRLPEDILNMWAKNDKGEMVPFSAFMKIVKSQGANEINRYNMYTTASIRGGAAAGYSSGEALKAVQEVAKGLPHGYDIDWGGLSKDEVGRGNESTVIFLVVLVFVYLVLAAQYESFLLPLAVIFSLVAGVFGSFLFIKMFGLANDIYAQVGLVMLVGLLGKNAVLIVEFAALKHEEGMSVRDAAIEGAKVRFRPILMTSFAFIAGLIPLVVATGAGAIGNRTIGSSALGGMLFGTVFGVIIIPGLYYFFGTLAGDSKLIRDENESPILEGVEPRVTLEEMEPYA, encoded by the coding sequence ATGTTTAGTAAATTCATTCGTAGGCCAGTATTTGCCATTGTTATTTCAATTGTCATCCTGCTGATGGGCGGGCTGGCTATTATGAAATTGCCCACGTCGCAGTTTCCAGAGATTTCGCCGCCGCTCGTGATGGTGAGCGCGGCCTACCCCGGGGCCAGCGCCAAGGTGCTAACTGAATCGGTACTGATTCCGCTGGAGCAGGCCGTTAACGGCGTGCCGGGCATGAAGTACATGACTTCTGACGCCGTGAGCGCCGGCGAGGCCAACATTCAGATTGTCTTCAACCTGGGCACCGACCCCGACCAGGCCGTGGTGAACGTGAACACCCGCATCGCGCAGGTGCTCAACCGCCTGCCGATACTGGTGCAGCGCGAGGGCGTGATTGTGAACCGCGTGGTGCCTAACATGCTGATGTACGTGAACTTGTACTCAAAAGACAAGAACACGGACATGAAGTACCTGTTCAACTACGCCGGCGTGAACATGATACCCGAGCTGCAACGCCTGGGCGGCATCGGCCGGGCCAGCATTCTGGGTAGCCGGCAGTACGCCATGCGTATCTGGCTGAAGCCCGACCGGATGCGGGCCTACAACATCTCCGTCGATGACGTGATGAAGGCGCTGGATGAACAGTCCGTAATTGGCTCGCCGGGCCGGATTGGCCGCTCCGATGGCGGGCAGGCGCAGTCGCTGGAATACGTGCTCAGCTACAAGGGCCGCTTCAACGAAATAGACGAGTATAAAAACGTGATTCTCAAGGCCAACCCCAACGGGGAAAGCCTGCACCTGAAAGACGTGGCCAACGTGGAGCTGGGCTCGGAATTCTACGACATCTACTCCAACCTGAACCAGTACCCGTCGGCGGCCATCGTGCTGAAGCAGACCTACGGCTCGAACGCTTCGGATGTAATTAAAGAGGTGAAAGGCAAGCTGGAAGAGTTGAAAAAGACCTTCCCGCCGGGCATGGACTACAAAATCACCTACGACGTGTCGAACTTCCTCGACGCCTCGATTGAGAACGTGATTCACACCCTGCGCGACGCCTTTATTCTGGTGGCCCTGGTGGTGTTCCTGTTCCTCGGCGACTGGCGCTCCACGCTGATTCCGGCGCTAGCCGTGCCGGTGTCGCTGGTGGGCTCGTTCATGGCCATGCAAGCGTTTGGCCTCACCATCAACATGATTACGCTGTTTGCGCTGGTGCTTTCCATCGGTATCGTGGTCGATAACGCCATTGTGGTGATTGAGGCCGTGCACGCCAAGATGGAAAAAGACCATCTATCGCCTTACAATGCAGTCAAGCAGGTAGTTGGCGAAATCAGCGGAGCCATTATCGGCATCACCATCATGATGACGGCCGTGTTCATCCCAGTGTCGTTCATGAGCGGCCCGGTGGGCATTTTCTACCGCCAGTTCTCCATTACCATGGCCACGGCCATTGTGATTTCGGGCATCGTGGCCCTGACGCTGACGCCGGTGCTCTGCGCCATGATTCTGAAAAACCACCACGGCCAGCCCAAGAAGCAAACGCCCTTGCAGCGCTTCTTCGACTGGTTCAACCGGGGCTTTGAGAAGCTGACCAATGCCTACACCGGCCTGCTGTCGCGCATTGTGGCCAACCGGCTCATCACCTTCGGGATGCTGATTGCCTTCGGCCTTGGCATCTGGGCCATTGCGGCGAAGCTGCCGGCCGGCTTTATTCCGAGCGAAGACCAGGGCCTGATTTACGCCATTGTGCAGACGCCGCCCGGCACCACACTGGAGCAAACCAACGCCGTATCGCGGCGCCTGGCCGACTTGGCCAAGGACATTCCCGGCGTGGCTAACATCTCCTCGCTGGCCGGCTACGAAGTACTGACCGAAGGCCGGGGCTCGAACGCCGGTACGCTGCTACTCGACTTGAAGCCGTGGTCGGAACGCAAAGAATCAATTGCCGAAATCGTGGAAAACCTGGAGAAAAAGGCCAAGCAAATTCCCGGCGCAACCATCGAATTCTTCGAGCCGCCGGCAGTGCCAGGCTACGGCGCGGCGGGCGGTTTCCAGTTGCAATTGCTGGATAAAACTAACTCGGGCGACTACAAGGCGCTGGAAAAAGTGAACAATGAGTTCATGGTTCAGCTGAAAAAGCGCAAGGAGCTGGCCGGCCTGTTCACCTTCTTCTCGGCTGAATACCCGCAGTACGAGCTGAAAATCGACAACGAGCTGGCCATGCAGAAAGGCGTGAGCATCGGCAACGCCATGAATACGCTGAGCATCATGGTGGGCTCGACCTACGAGTTGGGCTTCATCAAGTACCAGCGCTTCTTTAAGGTATACGTGCAGGCTTCGCCCGAATACCGGCGGCTGCCGGAGGACATCCTGAACATGTGGGCCAAAAACGACAAGGGCGAAATGGTGCCATTCTCGGCCTTCATGAAAATCGTGAAGTCGCAGGGGGCCAACGAAATCAACCGCTACAACATGTACACCACGGCCTCCATCCGGGGCGGCGCTGCTGCCGGCTACAGCTCGGGCGAAGCCCTCAAAGCCGTGCAGGAAGTGGCCAAGGGCCTGCCCCACGGCTACGACATCGACTGGGGCGGCCTGTCGAAAGACGAAGTGGGCCGTGGCAACGAATCGACCGTTATTTTCCTGGTCGTGCTGGTGTTTGTGTACCTAGTGCTGGCCGCGCAGTACGAAAGCTTCCTGCTGCCGCTGGCCGTTATTTTCTCGCTGGTGGCCGGGGTGTTCGGGTCGTTCCTGTTCATCAAAATGTTTGGCCTGGCCAACGATATCTACGCCCAGGTGGGCCTGGTCATGCTGGTAGGTCTGCTGGGTAAAAACGCGGTACTTATCGTGGAATTCGCGGCCCTGAAGCACGAGGAAGGCATGTCCGTCCGCGACGCGGCCATTGAAGGAGCCAAAGTGCGATTCCGCCCGATTCTGATGACTTCGTTCGCCTTCATCGCCGGCCTGATTCCGCTGGTGGTGGCCACCGGCGCGGGGGCCATCGGCAACCGCACCATCGGTAGCTCGGCGCTCGGCGGCATGCTGTTCGGCACGGTGTTCGGGGTAATAATCATCCCCGGCCTGTACTACTTCTTCGGCACGCTGGCTGGCGACAGCAAGCTGATTCGCGACGAAAACGAGTCGCCCATCCTTGAAGGCGTGGAGCCCCGCGTGACGCTCGAGGAAATGGAGCCTTACGCCTAG
- a CDS encoding transposase family protein, which yields MNFSVKNLTTSRKWRAATGLTAERFAQLLAHFKQAYFRLNGTDMIERGAFAPYEVALKTEEELLLFTLFSFKANLTYDLLGLVSGMDGSNAKRNQELGITVLQEALEQTGHAPKREFTTVAEFEAYFQEHETLLVDGTEQRKQRPGNKEMQKDYYSGKKKCTP from the coding sequence ATGAACTTTTCCGTAAAAAACCTCACTACTTCGCGTAAATGGCGTGCTGCCACGGGACTCACGGCGGAGCGTTTTGCGCAGCTTTTGGCGCATTTTAAGCAGGCGTATTTTCGGTTGAATGGAACAGATATGATTGAACGTGGGGCTTTTGCGCCGTATGAAGTAGCCCTTAAAACAGAAGAAGAATTACTGCTTTTCACCCTATTCAGCTTCAAAGCAAACTTGACGTATGATTTGTTGGGATTGGTCAGTGGGATGGACGGTTCCAACGCGAAACGCAACCAGGAATTAGGCATTACGGTGCTCCAAGAAGCGCTGGAGCAAACCGGGCATGCGCCAAAGCGGGAATTTACGACAGTGGCCGAATTTGAAGCCTATTTTCAGGAACACGAGACGTTATTGGTCGATGGAACGGAGCAACGCAAGCAACGACCAGGAAATAAAGAGATGCAAAAAGACTACTATAGCGGTAAAAAAAAATGCACGCCGTAA
- a CDS encoding helix-turn-helix domain-containing protein, with translation MPTISSMLVDLDDFIDSQYGARGTAARETFERGYEAFKLGAMLQEMRKENNMTQEQLAAKCGTTKTYISRIENNTSDIRLSTLMRIVWEGFGKRLTLTVDY, from the coding sequence ATGCCGACGATTTCCAGCATGCTGGTCGACCTCGACGATTTCATCGACAGCCAATATGGTGCCCGTGGCACCGCCGCCCGCGAAACCTTCGAACGCGGCTACGAAGCCTTTAAGCTAGGCGCAATGCTTCAGGAAATGCGCAAGGAAAACAACATGACGCAGGAGCAACTGGCCGCCAAGTGCGGCACGACGAAGACGTACATCTCCCGCATCGAAAACAACACCAGCGACATTCGCCTCTCCACGCTCATGCGGATTGTGTGGGAGGGGTTTGGTAAGCGTTTAACGCTGACGGTGGACTATTAA